One Sander vitreus isolate 19-12246 chromosome 22, sanVit1, whole genome shotgun sequence DNA segment encodes these proteins:
- the shisa2b gene encoding protein shisa-2, with the protein MWGGGFPMSVTAIVTLLLVIIDVKASGEYCHGWRDSQGAWKEGFQCPEKIDGEDSIICCGKCELRYCCSSTEARLDQGSCDNDQQAQEPGTESKENKDSGAVPIYVPFLIVGSVFVAFILVGSVVAVCCCRCLRPKQELSSGGATGGGAGAGRLLETIPMMASVGTSRGSSSRQSSTATSSSSSAPPAAPRPAPPPLMRAQASCCLPPDASVFVNMPTNFSVLNCQQATQIMPHQGQFLHPQYIGYAHPAQAFLDPTQGGYRPLQSPCPPPIGGSSLTSDQKYPAVTV; encoded by the exons ATGTGGGGAGGAGGTTTCCCGATGTCTGTCACCGCGATTGTGACTCTGCTCCTGGTTATTATTGACGTGAAAGCCAGTGGGGAGTATTGCCACGGGTGGCGCGACTCCCAGGGCGCGTGGAAAGAAGGGTTCCAGTGCCCGGAGAAGATCGACGGAGAGGACTCGATAATCTGCTGCGGGAAATGCGAGCTGCGCTACTGTTGCTCCAGCACGGAGGCACGGCTCGATCAGGGGAGCTGCGATAACGACCAGCAAGCTCAGGAGCCCGGGACAGAGAGCAAGGAGAACAAGGATTCCGGTGCAG tGCCTATCTATGTGCCGTTCCTGATTGTGGGCTCGGTGTTTGTAGCTTTCATCCTGGTGGGCTCTGTGGTTGCTGtgtgctgctgccgctgcctcCGGCCCAAACAGGAACTGTCATCAGGAGGTGCAACAGGAGGAGGTGCTGGTGCTGGTCGCCTCTTGGAAACCATCCCTATGATGGCCAGCGTGGGGACCTCCAGGGGTTCATCGTCCCGGCAGTCCAGTACAGCCACCTCATCCAGCTCCTCTGCCCCGCCTGCTGCACCCCGCCCTGCTCCCCCTCCACTCATGCGGGCTCAGGCCTCCTGCTGCCTGCCTCCTGATGCCAGCGTCTTCGTCAACATGCCCACTAACTTCTCCGTACTTAATTGCCAGCAGGCCACGCAAATCATGCCTCACCAGGGACAGTTTCTTCACCCGCAGTACATCGGCTACGCCCACCCTGCCCAAGCCTTCCTGGACCCCACTCAGGGAGGATACAGACCCCTCCAGTCCCCCTGCCCTCCTCCCATTGGTGGCTCCAGTCTTACTAGTGACCAGAAATACCCTGCAGTGACTGTATGA
- the spice1 gene encoding LOW QUALITY PROTEIN: spindle and centriole-associated protein 1 (The sequence of the model RefSeq protein was modified relative to this genomic sequence to represent the inferred CDS: deleted 1 base in 1 codon), translating to MSHVRVGRPQQHTKGKRPIRPKKAAASKKDWVSTVNDLSVHKLSPAELDHRHEIHKSHNKAAAQWELREKALQRRFRRAGSPAPLDHASLSIIREVFSDQLLLQDVLARSDRAMAVVKDLFGDAPRRQAGHPSVTMAPNCDSDSALPVLQRPDPPTQLSLLSQSMMDQQALNELEASEEDHSDEDTYHTGSSDHHVIHRANVRKIDSQSRCRVIQQQKVHRPNSDHADRDNVPVTPCTSGRAPDHTALNATVAVQRVRSRQSQSEEGKEEPTVLVSQVLNPDLPLNQSGRISSRTSRNRKCVSQSSWLDGSSVASLNGDQSSLGLLQAMLGQVEADLDTLSPDTVLASAQSQKRQRTQGLTGFSVALVSTLGRLVHLLKQREEEAQEEALERRRLEEELREQRGLIDALTAEMMTLREEATALQAGLQQQTAELEQKLDTVVLVMGGLGLLEAHIDPPQEAAVRQSAPVAERDPERLQASVSPAVLLSPPRQRDNWQQIPVPHPVPLHQELPPVDVLRSREAVHSYSSASSLTSLPLTSLPSTSSLLLTSDPLSSQLSPEAMLAEIAQLNRQNDLIRAQLCQAKGLGSGVGQSPNSSNEQRRLSSSSSGRVTPQSARERRTSVSSSTGRRSRHVQAAEGEQLTHQATSPNTLHVSSVEQRLLELNRQSAAARGRLLELIEQEKQSDIAKVSPSDSPTPPSAFSPHSAVGGGSPELLAAQELLPRTGGGERRYVGFEVSSHSLGGEPRDGKTQMEKRREREGWFALSAHMR from the exons ATGTCGCATGTGAGAGTTGGGCGTCCACAACAACATACCAAAGGAAAAAGACCTATTCGCCCCAAGAAAGCAGCAGCTTCTAAAAAAGACTGGGTG AGCACTGTCAATGACCTGTCTGTGCACAAGCTGTCACCTGCTGAGCTG GACCATCGGCATGAGATTCACAAGTCCCACAACAAGGCAGCGGCTCAGTGGGAGCTGAGAGAGAAAGCCCTACAACGCCGTTTCAGACGTGCTGGGAGCCCTGCACCTCTAGACCACGCCAGCCTCAGCATCATCAGGGAG GTGTTCTCTGACCAGCTGCTGCTTCAGGATGTGCTGGCTCGCTCTGACAGAGCCATGGCTGTGGTCAAAGACTTGTTTGGAGATGCTCCACGCAGGCAGGCTG GGCACCCCAGTGTGACAATGGCTCCAAACTGTGACTCAGACTCAGCTCTGCCTGTGCTCCAAAGACCAGATCCTCCAACTCAGCTGTCACTGCTCAGCCAGTCTATGATGGaccaacag GCTCTTAATGAACTAGAAGCTTCAGAGGAAGACCACAGTGATGAAGATACCTATCATACTGGCAGTTCAGACCATCATGTAATCCATAG GGCCAATGTACGAAAAATTGATTCCCAGTCTCGGTGTAGAGTTATACAGCAACAGAAAGTCCATCGTCCTAACTCTGACCATGCAGACAGAGACAATGTTCCTGTAACC CCATGCACATCAGGCAGAGCACCAGACCACACAG CTCTCAATGCCACGGTGGCTGTTCAGCGTGTTCGTTCCAGACAAAGCCAGTCAGAGGAAGGCAAGGAGGAACCGACAGTCCTGGTTTCTCAGGTCCTGAACCCTGATCTGCCTCTCAACCAGTCAG gcAGGATCAGTAGTAGAACCAGCAGGAACAGGAAGTGTGTTTCTCAAAGTTCATGGCTGGATGGTTCCTCTGTTGCCTCTCTCAATGGGGACCAGTCCAGTCTGGGCCTGCTGCAGGCCATGCTGGGTCAGGTGGAGGCAGACTTGGATACTCTGAGTCCTGACACTGTACTAGCTTCAGCACAGAGTCAGAAACGGCAAAGAACACAAGGTCTCACTGGATTCTCTGTCGCCTTGGTCTCCACTCTGGGACGTTTAGTGCACCTCCTCAAACAG AGGGAAGAGGAAGCTCAGGAAGAGGCtctggagaggaggagactggAGGAGGAGTTGAGAGAGCAACGTGGGCTGATTGATGCTCTCACTGCTGAGATGATGACTCTGAGAGAAGAGGCCACCGCCCTGCAG GCCGGGTTgcagcagcagacagcagaGCTGGAGCAGAAGTTGGACACAGTGGTGTTGGTGATGGGGGGACTTGGACTACTGGAGGCACACATTGACCCACCCCAAGAAGCTgccg TTAGGCAGTCTGCACCAGTTGCTGAGCGAGATCCTGAACGTCTACAAGCCTCTGTTTCTCCTGCTGTCTTGCTCTCCCCCCCTCGACAGAGAGACAACTGGCAACAAATTCCTG TGCCTCATCCTGTACCACTGCACCAGGAGCTTCCTCCTGTAGATGTCCTGCGTTCCCGTGAGGCTGTCCACTCCTACAGCTCAGCCTCTAGCCTCACCAGCCTTCCTCTCACCAGCCTGCCCTCTACGTCCTCATTATtactgacctctgacccccttAGCTCACAGCTCTCTCCAGAGGCCATGCTGGCTGAGATCGCTCAGCTGAACAGACAGAACGACCTGATCAGGGCCCAGCTTTGCCAAGCTAAGGGCCTGGGGTCAGGGGTCGGACAATCGCCTAACAGTAGCAACGAGCAGAGAAGGTTGAGCTCCAGCAGCTCAGGAAGAGTCACACCCCAAAGTgccagagagaggaggacaTCAGTTTCCAGCAGCACGGGGAGGAGGAGTCGGCATGTGCAGGCTGCTGAAGGAGAGCAGCTGACTCATCAG GCAACATCCCCTAACACCCTCCATGTGAGCAGTGTGGAACAGCGCCTCCTGGAGCTAAACAGACAAAGTGCAGCGGCGAGGGGTCGACTGCTGGAGCTTATTGAGCAAGAGAAGCAAAGTGACATAGCCAAAGTTTCTCCCTCTGAttcccccacccctccttctGCCTTTAGCCCACATTCAGCAG TTGGAGGAGGAAGTCCAGAGCTGCTGGCTGCACAGGAGCTCCTGCCAcgcactggtggtggtgagagaCG ATATGTTGGTTTTGAAGTGTCTTCTCACAGTCTTGGAGGAGAACCAAGGGATGGCAAAACCCAG ATGGAgaaacggagagagagagaggggtggttTGCCTTGTCCGCTCATATGAGATGA